The DNA sequence TGGATCCCACCGGGCACGGGGCCGGTGGGATCCGCGGGTTCACCGTCCTCTACGACGCCGGCTGCCCGCTGTGCCGCTCCGCCCGGCGGTGGCTCGCCTCGCGGGACCACCTCGTACCGCTGGATTTCGTGGCGGCCGGGTCGGCGCAGGCCCGGCGCCGCTTCCCCGGGCTCGACCACGACGCCACGCTGCAGGACCTGACAGTGGTCGCCGACACCGGCGCGGTCTGGACCGGCGACGGCGCCTGGTTCGCCTGTCTCTGGGCGCTCGCCGGGCACCGCGCCACCGCCGAACGGCTGGCCCGCCC is a window from the Micromonospora sp. DSM 45708 genome containing:
- a CDS encoding thiol-disulfide oxidoreductase DCC family protein — translated: MTSTPGGHPLDPTGHGAGGIRGFTVLYDAGCPLCRSARRWLASRDHLVPLDFVAAGSAQARRRFPGLDHDATLQDLTVVADTGAVWTGDGAWFACLWALAGHRATAERLARPHLLPLARRVVAVAAAVRERVREPGYGDHDDRAECADDRCG